In Carassius gibelio isolate Cgi1373 ecotype wild population from Czech Republic chromosome B19, carGib1.2-hapl.c, whole genome shotgun sequence, one DNA window encodes the following:
- the LOC127979475 gene encoding glycogen synthase kinase-3 beta-like isoform X3, with protein sequence MSGSGRPRTTSFAEPQGASGAAAASAGAAAVVGSNAGKPGVSQALADSSSACANLKLSRDSGKVTTVVATPGQGPDRPQEVSYTDIKVIGNGSFGVVYQARLIDSQEWVAIKKVLQDKRFKNRELQIMRKLDHCNIVKLRYFFYCSGEKKDEVYLNLVLDYVPETVYRVARHFSKAKTIIPICYVKVYMYQLFRSLAYIHSQGVCHRDIKPQNLLVDPETAVLKLCDFGSAKQLVRGEPNVSYICSRYYRAPELIFGATDYTSNIDIWSAGCVLAELLLGQPIFPGDSGVDQLVEIIKILGTPTREQIREMNPNYTEFKFPQIKAHPWTKVFKPRTPPEAIALCSRLLEYTPVTRLTPLQACAHAFFDELRQPGTRLPSGRELPPLFNFTNTELMIQPQLNSSLIPPHARAQTVASSNDVSEGSVQPGSTLTNSN encoded by the exons ATGAGCGGCAGCGGGCGGCCCAGGACGACCTCGTTTGCTGAGCCTCAGGGGGCGTCCGGAGCCGCTGCAGCATCCGCCGGAGCCGCCGCTGTCGTGGGGAGCAACGCAGGAAAGCCCGGGGTCTCGCAGGCCTTGGCGGACAGTTCCTCGGCTTGCGCAAATTTAAAACTGTCTA GAGACAGTGGGAAGGTGACCACAGTGGTTGCCACCCCAGGCCAGGGCCCGGATCGCCCGCAGGAGGTGTCCTACACCGATATCAAGGTGATCGGTAATGGCTCGTTTGGCGTGGTGTATCAGGCACGCCTCATTGACAGTCAGGAGTGGGTTGCCATCAAGAAGGTGCTTCAGGACAAGCGCTTTAAG aACCGAGAACTTCAGATCATGAGAAAACTGGACCACTGCAATATAGTGAAGCTGCGCTATTTCTTCTATTGCAGTGGAGAGAAG AAGGACGAGGTGTACCTCAATCTGGTGCTGGACTATGTGCCCGAGACCGTCTACAGGGTGGCACGGCACTTCAGCAAAGCTAAAACCATTATTCCCATCTGTTATGTGAAG GTGTATATGTATCAGCTTTTCCGCAGTTTGGCCTACATCCATTCCCAGGGCGTGTGTCACAGAGACATCAAGCCACAGAACCTTCTGGTGGATCCAGAAACAGCTGTTCTCAAGCTCTGTGACTTTGGCAG TGCAAAGCAGCTGGTGAGGGGTGAGCCCAACGTCTCTTATATCTGCTCACGGTACTATCGCGCCCCTGAGCTCATCTTTGGTGCGACAGACTACACCTCTAACATTGACATCTGGTCAGCTGGATGTGTGCTGGCCGAACTGCTGCTGGGACAGCCCATCTTCCCTGGAGACAGTGGTGTGGACCAGCTAGTGGAGATCATAAAG ATTCTTGGAACACCCACAAGAGAACAGATCCGTGAAATGAACCCGAACTACACCGAGTTCAAATTCCCACAGATCAAAGCACATCCATGGACCAAG GTGTTTAAACCTAGAACTCCGCCTGAGGCGATCGCCCTGTGCTCTCGGCTGTTAGAGTACACACCAGTGACACGACTGACTCCGCTCCAGGCTTGTGCTCATGCCTTCTTTGACGAGCTGCGCCAACCTGGCACCCGTCTGCCCAGCGGTCGAGAGCTGCCTCCGCTTTTCAACTTCACCAACACAG AGCTGATGATTCAGCCGCAGCTCAATTCCTCTCTCATTCCACCTCATGCCCGCGCACAGACCGTAGCTTCCTCCAACG
- the LOC127979475 gene encoding glycogen synthase kinase-3 beta-like isoform X1, with protein MFHPAPGKVDERTADRRPTASAHFQTDMSGSGRPRTTSFAEPQGASGAAAASAGAAAVVGSNAGKPGVSQALADSSSACANLKLSRDSGKVTTVVATPGQGPDRPQEVSYTDIKVIGNGSFGVVYQARLIDSQEWVAIKKVLQDKRFKNRELQIMRKLDHCNIVKLRYFFYCSGEKKDEVYLNLVLDYVPETVYRVARHFSKAKTIIPICYVKVYMYQLFRSLAYIHSQGVCHRDIKPQNLLVDPETAVLKLCDFGSAKQLVRGEPNVSYICSRYYRAPELIFGATDYTSNIDIWSAGCVLAELLLGQPIFPGDSGVDQLVEIIKILGTPTREQIREMNPNYTEFKFPQIKAHPWTKVFKPRTPPEAIALCSRLLEYTPVTRLTPLQACAHAFFDELRQPGTRLPSGRELPPLFNFTNTELMIQPQLNSSLIPPHARAQTVASSNDVSEGSVQPGSTLTNSN; from the exons ATGTTTCATCCCGCACCAGGCAAAGTAGACGAGAGAACCGCTGATCGTCGCCCCACAGCCTCGGCACACTTTCAGACAGATATGAGCGGCAGCGGGCGGCCCAGGACGACCTCGTTTGCTGAGCCTCAGGGGGCGTCCGGAGCCGCTGCAGCATCCGCCGGAGCCGCCGCTGTCGTGGGGAGCAACGCAGGAAAGCCCGGGGTCTCGCAGGCCTTGGCGGACAGTTCCTCGGCTTGCGCAAATTTAAAACTGTCTA GAGACAGTGGGAAGGTGACCACAGTGGTTGCCACCCCAGGCCAGGGCCCGGATCGCCCGCAGGAGGTGTCCTACACCGATATCAAGGTGATCGGTAATGGCTCGTTTGGCGTGGTGTATCAGGCACGCCTCATTGACAGTCAGGAGTGGGTTGCCATCAAGAAGGTGCTTCAGGACAAGCGCTTTAAG aACCGAGAACTTCAGATCATGAGAAAACTGGACCACTGCAATATAGTGAAGCTGCGCTATTTCTTCTATTGCAGTGGAGAGAAG AAGGACGAGGTGTACCTCAATCTGGTGCTGGACTATGTGCCCGAGACCGTCTACAGGGTGGCACGGCACTTCAGCAAAGCTAAAACCATTATTCCCATCTGTTATGTGAAG GTGTATATGTATCAGCTTTTCCGCAGTTTGGCCTACATCCATTCCCAGGGCGTGTGTCACAGAGACATCAAGCCACAGAACCTTCTGGTGGATCCAGAAACAGCTGTTCTCAAGCTCTGTGACTTTGGCAG TGCAAAGCAGCTGGTGAGGGGTGAGCCCAACGTCTCTTATATCTGCTCACGGTACTATCGCGCCCCTGAGCTCATCTTTGGTGCGACAGACTACACCTCTAACATTGACATCTGGTCAGCTGGATGTGTGCTGGCCGAACTGCTGCTGGGACAGCCCATCTTCCCTGGAGACAGTGGTGTGGACCAGCTAGTGGAGATCATAAAG ATTCTTGGAACACCCACAAGAGAACAGATCCGTGAAATGAACCCGAACTACACCGAGTTCAAATTCCCACAGATCAAAGCACATCCATGGACCAAG GTGTTTAAACCTAGAACTCCGCCTGAGGCGATCGCCCTGTGCTCTCGGCTGTTAGAGTACACACCAGTGACACGACTGACTCCGCTCCAGGCTTGTGCTCATGCCTTCTTTGACGAGCTGCGCCAACCTGGCACCCGTCTGCCCAGCGGTCGAGAGCTGCCTCCGCTTTTCAACTTCACCAACACAG AGCTGATGATTCAGCCGCAGCTCAATTCCTCTCTCATTCCACCTCATGCCCGCGCACAGACCGTAGCTTCCTCCAACG
- the LOC127979475 gene encoding glycogen synthase kinase-3 beta-like isoform X2, translated as MFHPAPGKVDERTADRRPTASAHFQTDMSGSGRPRTTSFAEPQGASGAAAASAGAAAVVGSNAGKPGVSQALADSSSACANLKLSRDSGKVTTVVATPGQGPDRPQEVSYTDIKVIGNGSFGVVYQARLIDSQEWVAIKKVLQDKRFKNRELQIMRKLDHCNIVKLRYFFYCSGEKKDEVYLNLVLDYVPETVYRVARHFSKAKTIIPICYVKVYMYQLFRSLAYIHSQGVCHRDIKPQNLLVDPETAVLKLCDFGSAKQLVRGEPNVSYICSRYYRAPELIFGATDYTSNIDIWSAGCVLAELLLGQPIFPGDSGVDQLVEIIKILGTPTREQIREMNPNYTEFKFPQIKAHPWTKVFKPRTPPEAIALCSRLLEYTPVTRLTPLQACAHAFFDELRQPGTRLPSGRELPPLFNFTNTDVSEGSVQPGSTLTNSN; from the exons ATGTTTCATCCCGCACCAGGCAAAGTAGACGAGAGAACCGCTGATCGTCGCCCCACAGCCTCGGCACACTTTCAGACAGATATGAGCGGCAGCGGGCGGCCCAGGACGACCTCGTTTGCTGAGCCTCAGGGGGCGTCCGGAGCCGCTGCAGCATCCGCCGGAGCCGCCGCTGTCGTGGGGAGCAACGCAGGAAAGCCCGGGGTCTCGCAGGCCTTGGCGGACAGTTCCTCGGCTTGCGCAAATTTAAAACTGTCTA GAGACAGTGGGAAGGTGACCACAGTGGTTGCCACCCCAGGCCAGGGCCCGGATCGCCCGCAGGAGGTGTCCTACACCGATATCAAGGTGATCGGTAATGGCTCGTTTGGCGTGGTGTATCAGGCACGCCTCATTGACAGTCAGGAGTGGGTTGCCATCAAGAAGGTGCTTCAGGACAAGCGCTTTAAG aACCGAGAACTTCAGATCATGAGAAAACTGGACCACTGCAATATAGTGAAGCTGCGCTATTTCTTCTATTGCAGTGGAGAGAAG AAGGACGAGGTGTACCTCAATCTGGTGCTGGACTATGTGCCCGAGACCGTCTACAGGGTGGCACGGCACTTCAGCAAAGCTAAAACCATTATTCCCATCTGTTATGTGAAG GTGTATATGTATCAGCTTTTCCGCAGTTTGGCCTACATCCATTCCCAGGGCGTGTGTCACAGAGACATCAAGCCACAGAACCTTCTGGTGGATCCAGAAACAGCTGTTCTCAAGCTCTGTGACTTTGGCAG TGCAAAGCAGCTGGTGAGGGGTGAGCCCAACGTCTCTTATATCTGCTCACGGTACTATCGCGCCCCTGAGCTCATCTTTGGTGCGACAGACTACACCTCTAACATTGACATCTGGTCAGCTGGATGTGTGCTGGCCGAACTGCTGCTGGGACAGCCCATCTTCCCTGGAGACAGTGGTGTGGACCAGCTAGTGGAGATCATAAAG ATTCTTGGAACACCCACAAGAGAACAGATCCGTGAAATGAACCCGAACTACACCGAGTTCAAATTCCCACAGATCAAAGCACATCCATGGACCAAG GTGTTTAAACCTAGAACTCCGCCTGAGGCGATCGCCCTGTGCTCTCGGCTGTTAGAGTACACACCAGTGACACGACTGACTCCGCTCCAGGCTTGTGCTCATGCCTTCTTTGACGAGCTGCGCCAACCTGGCACCCGTCTGCCCAGCGGTCGAGAGCTGCCTCCGCTTTTCAACTTCACCAACACAG